Proteins from a genomic interval of Rhizobium leguminosarum:
- the thiD gene encoding bifunctional hydroxymethylpyrimidine kinase/phosphomethylpyrimidine kinase — protein MIRNVLSIAGSDPSGGAGIQADLKAFSARGVYGMAVLTALTAQNTQGVSGVHLVPPQFVADQINAVFADVRVDAVKIGMIANAGIADAVAGALADHRDMPIVIDPVMIAKGGAALLAPEAVDVLTRRLLPLATLLTPNLPEAAALLHQPVATNRAEMAEQAERLRALGPAAVLVKGGHLDSDESPDVLATAAGLHWFEARRVPTKNTHGTGCTLSSALAAELAKGASAREAVAIAKDYLAGAVAAAGHLTVGSGHGPVQHFHALWKDAE, from the coding sequence ATGATCCGCAACGTTCTCTCGATCGCCGGTTCCGATCCCTCCGGCGGCGCCGGCATCCAGGCCGATCTCAAGGCCTTTTCCGCCCGCGGCGTCTACGGCATGGCGGTGCTGACCGCGCTGACGGCGCAGAACACACAAGGTGTCAGCGGCGTGCATCTGGTGCCGCCGCAATTCGTCGCAGACCAGATCAATGCCGTCTTTGCCGATGTCCGCGTCGACGCCGTCAAGATCGGCATGATCGCCAATGCCGGCATCGCCGACGCCGTTGCCGGTGCGCTGGCTGACCACCGCGACATGCCGATCGTCATCGACCCTGTCATGATCGCCAAGGGTGGAGCGGCCCTGCTCGCGCCTGAAGCGGTCGACGTGCTGACCCGCCGGCTGCTGCCGCTCGCGACACTGCTGACCCCGAACCTGCCGGAAGCCGCCGCCCTGTTGCACCAGCCGGTGGCGACAAACCGTGCTGAGATGGCTGAACAGGCCGAGCGCCTGCGGGCGCTTGGCCCGGCCGCGGTGCTGGTCAAGGGCGGCCATCTCGACAGCGACGAGAGCCCTGACGTGCTTGCCACGGCCGCCGGCCTGCACTGGTTCGAAGCCAGGCGCGTGCCGACCAAGAACACCCACGGCACCGGCTGCACGCTCTCCAGCGCGCTGGCAGCCGAGCTCGCCAAGGGCGCCTCAGCGCGGGAGGCCGTCGCCATCGCCAAGGATTATCTCGCCGGCGCGGTCGCGGCTGCCGGACACCTCACCGTCGGCTCCGGCCACGGCCCGGTGCAGCATTTTCATGCGCTCTGGAAAGACGCCGAATAG
- a CDS encoding GNAT family N-acetyltransferase, whose translation MPDLLVSLYSTELADLKRKADDVGVSIRPALPPELHLVVSWVRERFSENWASEVAVAFSRQPVACLISVESGKLLGFACYDTTARGFFGPTAVDPDARGKGIGLALFSACLQAMKTLGHAYAFIGDAGPVDFYARTAGATIIPAPDKGIYEGMLRSAPK comes from the coding sequence GTGCCAGACCTGCTTGTGAGCCTATATTCCACTGAGCTTGCCGACCTGAAACGCAAAGCCGACGATGTCGGCGTCTCCATCCGTCCGGCCCTCCCCCCGGAACTGCATCTCGTCGTCAGCTGGGTTCGCGAACGGTTCAGCGAGAACTGGGCGAGCGAAGTCGCGGTCGCCTTCTCCCGCCAGCCCGTTGCCTGCCTGATATCAGTCGAAAGCGGCAAGCTCCTGGGCTTTGCCTGCTATGACACGACGGCGCGCGGCTTCTTCGGCCCGACCGCCGTCGACCCCGACGCACGCGGCAAGGGCATCGGGCTCGCCCTCTTTTCCGCCTGCCTTCAGGCCATGAAGACGCTCGGCCACGCCTATGCCTTCATCGGCGATGCCGGCCCGGTCGATTTCTACGCCAGGACCGCAGGCGCAACCATCATCCCCGCCCCCGACAAGGGCATCTACGAAGGCATGCTGAGAAGCGCGCCGAAATGA
- the thiM gene encoding hydroxyethylthiazole kinase has protein sequence MQTRTTPGAMLKAMREKPPLVQCITNYVAMNIAANVLLAAGASPAMVHAAEEAGEFAGIASALTINIGTLSTQWIDGMQAAAKAATSAGKPWVLDPVAHYATAFRRNAVAELLALRPTIIRGNASEIIALAGGESRGQGVDSRDPVEQAEGSARWLAERQQAVVAVTGAVDFVTDGERAVRIEGGSALMPEVTALGCSLTCLVGAFAATAPEDIFGATVAALSTFAIAGEEAALGAAGPGSFSWRFLDALAALDAETLDARARISAA, from the coding sequence ATGCAGACCAGGACCACACCAGGAGCTATGCTGAAGGCGATGCGCGAAAAGCCGCCGCTCGTTCAGTGCATCACCAATTACGTCGCCATGAATATCGCCGCCAATGTTCTGCTCGCCGCCGGCGCCTCGCCCGCCATGGTGCATGCCGCGGAAGAAGCCGGCGAATTCGCCGGGATCGCCAGCGCGCTGACAATCAATATCGGCACGCTGTCGACGCAATGGATCGACGGCATGCAGGCGGCTGCGAAGGCGGCGACATCAGCCGGCAAACCCTGGGTGCTCGATCCGGTCGCCCATTATGCGACGGCCTTCCGCCGCAATGCGGTTGCCGAACTGCTCGCCCTGCGCCCGACCATCATTCGTGGCAACGCGTCCGAGATCATCGCGCTAGCCGGCGGAGAAAGCCGCGGCCAGGGGGTCGACAGCCGCGATCCGGTCGAGCAGGCGGAAGGTTCGGCGCGATGGCTGGCTGAGCGGCAGCAGGCGGTGGTCGCCGTTACCGGTGCCGTGGATTTCGTTACCGACGGCGAGCGGGCCGTGCGCATCGAAGGCGGATCGGCCTTGATGCCTGAGGTCACAGCACTCGGCTGCTCGCTCACCTGCCTGGTCGGCGCCTTTGCCGCGACGGCGCCTGAGGATATCTTCGGCGCGACGGTCGCAGCACTTTCAACCTTCGCCATCGCCGGCGAGGAGGCAGCCCTTGGTGCGGCCGGCCCGGGATCCTTCTCCTGGCGCTTCCTCGATGCGCTGGCCGCGCTCGACGCCGAAACGCTTGACGCCAGGGCAAGGATATCAGCCGCATGA